The genomic interval TCGTCTTGGGACAGGGTGAAATCCGTCACACGTGAGAGGGAGCTCACCATCTCCCCGAAAAGCTCCGCCACGGCAAGGCGCTTGGCGCCAAGCAGAAGCTCCGTCTTGACCTGGCCCATGTCGCGGGCTCCGAAACCGGCCAGAGACATGCAGTAGGTTTTTACGACCTCGGTGCGGGCGTGCGCCGACGCGGCGGAAAAGACAAGGGCGATGGCCAGAGCGATGAAAACAAAGCGCCTCATGATGGATTATCCTTTCATTTTCCGCACGGCGTTTCATACGCCCCGCCGCCAAGCCAGCGCTCGCGGAAGAGCTCGGTCACGTCGAGATCAAGGCCGGTTTCAGCGGCAAGGGGAACAAGCTGCTCACGCACCTTTGCGGCGTCTTCTTTCCGCCCGGTGAGGCTATAGATGAGAAGCGCCCGCTTCCAGGTTTTTGCGGCATCCGCCTTTTTTCCCGCGCCAAGAAGGGCCGCGCCAAGCCTGTTAAGGTCGTCGGCCATGCCGACGGCGAAGCCCCCGGCCCGGTCAAGGTCAAGGGCCGCCTCGAAATGCGCAGCGGCATCGGCGGGCCTTCCGGTTTCCAGCAAAAGCACCCCCATTCCGTGCCGCACTCCCGCCGATTTTGCGCCGGCTTCCGTCGCAAGGGCCGCGTTGAAAAGCCTTTCGGCTTCGGCGTAATCCTTCTTCTTCAGCGAAAGCACGGCCCGGTTGACGGCAAGGGGGATGAAGACCGAGCCGCCTTCCACCTTTACCGCTTCCGCCGCTTCCAGGCTTTTTCCGGCCTCATCGAAGCGCGAAAGGGCGATAAGGGCCGCAGCCCGGTTGCACAGGGCCTGCCGCTCTCCTTCCGGGTCCTTGGCATCCCTAAAGATTCCCGCCGCCTCCGAAAAAAAGCCAGCGGCGCTTTCTGCCTCGCCCAGCATTCGGTAGGCGTTTCCGATGTTATTGAGGGCGGTTGCGGTTTCATGGGCCTGATCGCCCGCCACTGCAAGTTCGTGGGCGTGGAAAAAGTTTTCAAGCGCCCTTTTCCAGCATCCCCTCTGGTACTGTTCCAGGCCCGCCACGTTCTGCCGGGCCGAGTCCGAAAGATGCCTCGCCTTCTGAACAGGGGCCGCCCCTCCCATGCATGAGCACAGGAGAAGGCAAGCAAGAACCGAAACCATAAGCCTTGATTTCATCGCTGTCCCCTGTCTCATTTATGAATCCATTCCCGCAGGAAGCAGTGTCGCCGATATCTGGTTTTCACAAATTAGTCGGATCATTGTTTAGTTCCATTTACATGATGGTAATTGCCCAATTTCGTCATTCCGGCGAAGGCCGGAATCCAGCTTTTTTGCCTTGTTGGCCGTTTTTCTGGACCCCGGCCTTCGCCGGGGTGACGGGGCTACCTCTTCATAAAATAGAACTAAACATTGCGCGCTGTAATAACTTAAAGTTTTTTGAAGGGGGTGCGGGAGGGAACAATTATAGATGGTCCAAAAAAGTCCCCCCCCCCCCCCCCCCCCCCCCCCCCCCCCATCCCTCAATTTACGCGTCATCAAGGCGAATATGGCCTCCTTGGGCGGCCGATCCTCGTACAGGATGGCGTAAACCTGGTCCACTATGGGCATTTCGACGCCCACGGACTTCGAGAGGTTATAGACGCTCCGGGCGTTTCTGACGCCCTCGGCCACCATACGGGTTTTGGCTAGGATTTCGGACAGCTTCTCGCCCTTCCCAAGGCTTACGCCCACCGAGTAGTTGCGGGAAAGGCTCGTGGTGCAGGTGAGCACCATGTCGCCCACTCCGGCGAGTCCCGCGAAGGTGCGCTCCTTGGCCCCAAGGGCCGCCCCAAGCCTTGAAAGCTCGGCAAGGCCGCGCGTTATGACCGCCGCCCTGGTGTTGGCCCCAAGCCCTAAGCCCTCGCAGATGCCGGAGGCTATGGCCATGACGTTTTTCACGGCCCCGGCCAGCTCCACGCCCGTCATGTCGTCGTTGGTGTAGACCCGGAAAAGGGGGGACGCGAAGATTTTCTGAACCTGGCCCGCCACCAGTTTATCGCTTGCCGCCACCGTGACCACCGTGGGAAAACCTGCGGCCACCTCCTTGGCGAAGCTGGGGCCGGAGAGCGCGCACACGTTTTTGGGGTCTACGGTGGTGAGTTCCTCCCGCAGGATGTCGCTCATGGTCATGCGGGTGCCCACCTCGATGCCCTTGGTGCAGGAGACCACAACCGCGCCCTTTGAAACATGGGGAGCCGCGGCCCTGGCGGTTTCACGCATCCATTCGGAGGGCACCACCATAACTATGAGGGCCTTGTCGGCCACTGCGGACTTTAGGTCCGTGGTGGCCACAAGGTTTTTTGGAAGGGGAAAGCCCGGAAGGAAGACGGTGTTCTCATGAAGGGTGTTGATGGCCCCGGCCACTTCCTCCTCACGCGCCCAGATGGTGACGGAAGAGCCGTTGACCGCCAGGTGCCGGGCGAGGGCCGTGCCCCAGCTTCCGCCTCCCAGAACCGCAACGGGCAACTCCAGGTTGTTCACGTCACTCCTCCTTTTCGGCCAGTCGCTGCGCTCCTATGACCCTCTCACCCGCTTCCATGCCCATGAGCCTTACCCCAAGGGTGTTGCGGCCTATGACGGAAAGGTCTGTGACGGGCATCCTGATGATCTTGCCCCTGTCGGTCATGAGCATGATGTCGTCGTCGTTGTCCACCACCAGTATGGCCATTACCGGGCCGTTGCGGTCGCCGGTTTTAATGGTGATGACGCCCTGGCCGCCGCGCTTCTGCAGGGGGTACTCGTCAAGCTCGGTGCGCTTGCCGTAGCCGTTCTGAGTTGCGGTGAAAAGGGTCTTGCCGTGGACCAGGACTTCCATGCCCACCAGGGTGTCCTCGTCGGCCATTCTTATTCCGATGACCCCCTGGGAGACGCGGCCAGTGGCCCGCACGTCCGCCTCGTGGAAGCGGATGGATTTTCCGGACGCCGTGGACAAGAGGATGTTCTGGGTGCCGTCCGAAATGGCGGCGGCGATGAGCTCGTCGTTCTCCGCGAGATTCAAGGCGATAATGCCGGTGGCCCGGATTTTACTGTAGTCCATGATGTCGGTCTTCTTCACCAGGCCCTTGCGGGTGGTGGTCACCACGAACTGGCCCGGCTCGAAGGAGGGCACCGGAAGCACGGTGGCCAGCTTCTCGTCTTCCTCAAGGGCCAGGAAGTTCACTATGGCCTTTCCCTTGGAGGTGCGGCCCGCGCTGGGGATTTCGTAGACCTTGCGGCAGTAGGCCTTGCCCTTGTTGGTGATGAAAAGGAAATTATGGTGGGTGGAGGCCACGAAAAGGCTTGTGACGAAATCCTCGTCGCCGGTGCCCATGCCGAGCTTGCCCTTGCCGCCCCGGCGCTGGCTCTGGTAGAGGGAGAGCGGATTCCTTTTGATGTAGCCCCGGTGGCTCACCGTAACCACCATGTCCTCTTCCACGATGGTGTCTTCCAGGGTGATGGGGTTGGTTTCGTCGATGATCTCTGTGCGCCTTGGGTCGGCGTACTGGGTTTTAATGGCGAGAAGTTCCTCCTTCACGATGGAAAGGACGATGATCTCGCTTCCAAGTATCTCGTTAAAGCGGGCTATGGCCTTTATGACCTCGCGGTATTCCTCCAAAATCTTTTCGCGCTCAAGGCCGGTGAGGCGCTGGAGCCGCATGTCCAGTATCGCCTGGGCCTGGATCTTGGAAAGCCCGAAGGTCTCCATGAGCCCTTCCAGGGCCTCCTTGGGGCTTGCGGACCTTCGGATCAGGGCCACCACGGCGTCCAGGTTATCGAGGGCGATTTTCAAGCCCTCCAAGATGTGGGCGCGCTCCTCGGCCTTCTTAAGCTCGTAACGCGTGCGGTTTATCACCACAACCTTGCGGTGGGTGATGAAAAGCCTGAGGCACTCCTTTAGGGTGAGCACCTCCGGCCTGCCGTCCACGATGGCCAGCATGATGACGCCGAAGCCCTGTTCGAGCTGGGTGTGCTTGTAAAGCTGGTTCACCACAACAGCCGAGGGCACGTCCTTTTTAAGGGGCATGGCGATGCGCATTCCGTCGCGGTCGCTCTCGTCCCGCACAAAGGAGATGCCTTCCAGCACCTTGTCGCGTATAAGCTCGGCGACCTTTTCTATCACCCTGGATTTATTCACCTGAAAGGGAAGCTCGGTTACGATCAGGGTTTCCTTGTCGCTCTTCTTGTCCTTTTCCACGATCATGCGCGCCCGGACCTTCAGGCCGCCGCGCCCGGTGAGATAGGCGTTTCTTATTCCGGCGCGACCGTGGATGATGCCGCCGGTGGGAAAATCCGGGCCGGGCACCAGCTTCAAAAGGTCAAGGTCGCTCGTTTCGGGCTCATCGATCAGGGCGCAGCAGGCGTCCACTATTTCGCTCAGGTTATGGGGCGGGATGTTGGTGGCCATGCCCACGGCGATGCCGGAGGAGCCGTTAACCAGAAGGTTGGGAACCCGCGCCGGAAGCACCGAGGGCTCGGTCATGGAGCCGTCGTAGTTGGGCGTGAACTCAACGGTTTCCTTGTCGAGATCGGCCATCATCTCATGGGCCAGCTTCTGCATCCGTATTTCGGTGTAACGCATGGCCGCAGGGGGGTCGCCGTCCACCGAGCCGAAGTTGCCCTGGCCGTCCACAAGGGGGGCGCGCATGGAAAAATCCTGGGCCATGCGGACCAGGGTGTCGTAAACAGCGGTGTCGCCGTGGGGATGGTACTTGCCTATGACATCGCCCACCACGCGGGCGGATTTCTTGTAGGGCTTGTTCCAGTCGTTGCCAAGTTCCTGCATGGCGAAAAGCACCCGGCGGTGCACGGGCTTCAAGCCGTCGCGCACGTCGGGAATGGCGCGGCCTATTATGACGCTCATCGCATACTCAAGATACGAGCGCTTCATCTCGGTTTCGATGGCGATGTCAACAAGTCTGGATGGGTCGTTCATGAATTGATCCGTAGAAAAGGATTGATGAAATCAGGAAGCCGCAAGCGAAAAGCCCACGTATTTGACGACGGGTTTTTGTGGTCGCCGAAAATATTTTTTAACCTTTATTCTTTAATAAAGCCGGGAGATTTCGTCAAGAGGAACAAGAGAGGGCGGCTTGGCTGAACACGTGCGGGCGCGTTTGAAAAAAAAGGCCGGGCCACCCCAGGGGAAGCCCGGCCTTCACTCGCTTTTTCAACTCATGCGGGCCTTGGCCCCGATCTTGGCCAGGGCTTCCATGAGCTTTTCGGCTGAGGCCCTGTCCAGGCCCTTTTTGACGGCCCGTGGCTCGCCGGTGAAAAAGACCTCGATCCTGGCCGTGTCGGTCTTGAAAAGGGCCGCCAGCTTCTGGCGAACTGCGGCGGGATCGTGGCCTTCCAGTATTTCGCCCGAATAGACCACGTCGAAGGAGGACTGTTCGGCAGGGGTGGGGGCCTTCATTTCGGCGGTCCCCATCGAGGGCTTTTCCGGGATCATTATCCAGTTGCGGTCCAGGGTCACCTTTACAGGGGTGTCGTCGCAGCCGGGACAGCGGCCGGTGGCCAGAACCCCGGCGTTTCCCCGGTCCAGACTAAGCTTTTCCAGGGGCGTGTCCGAAGCGTACCCGGCTGACACGGCCTCCAGGAAGCGCTTCTGATGGGCCTTCTGCAGGGGCCCGCAGTGGAGGCACTCCATGGATATGCCGTCCCCGGCCATTCTTGCGGCGTCCTCGTGGCTTACCTGGGAGTTGTCCTCCTCTATCTTTTTGGCCGTGGCGTAAAGGAGCTTGGGGGTGTCCAGGATGGCGGTTGTCACCGAGTGACGCCGCTCCAGCCCCTTTTCCACGAATTCCGCCACCGCAGAGTCGGTCAGGGCCGCAACGTCGGTGGCGCTATGGGTGGACGAGGAGGATGCCTTGGGCGCGAAGCTCTCGGCCTTTTTGCCGGTGAGCCTGGCCACCACGCTTTCGGCCAGGGAGATGGTCTTGTCGATGTTTTCGAGATCAGGCGAAAGGAGAAAAACGTTCAGCCGTGACAACAGCGCCGCATTGAACCGGAACTTTCTTCGTGAGTAGGGCTCAAGGCCCTGGGCCTGGGCGTCTTCGATGGCCTTGGCCTTCTCGCTTGAAAGCTGGCGCACCATGGAAAGCGCGCCCGCAAGGTAGCTCTCAGGCTCGGACAGAATGGGATGCCCCTTCTGTTCCGGGCACAGGGCCATCAGTTCGGGATGCTTTTCCTTGTCGAAATAGGAGGCTATGAAATCATTCTCCCGCTCCCTTATGTAGTTCAAAAGCCCCTTGGCCACCGCAGCCTTGTGTTCGCCCGGAATTTCGACGCTGGCCAGGGCCTCCACAACCGCATCGCGCACGGCCTTGTCGGGAAGGGCCATCAGAAGGGGCTCGGCGGCCTCCGGCTTCTTGGAAAGACCCAGGGCCTTTGCCGCCTCGATGCGCATCTTGGGGGTCACCCATACCTTGAACTTGGGGGGATTCAATTCGTTCGCGTACTCGTACAAGGTCTTGGTCTTGGCCATGACTCGCGGGCCTTTCGTTTTGAAAAATGACATTCGGGCAAAAATCCGGCCTTCGCCTGCTCCGCCCGCCCTGACAGCCCGTTGAAAAAGGCTGGAACGAAGCCTGCCTAAAAACGATGAAGCGCGAAGGTTGGCGAGCGGGCGGCGGCGGAGCGTGCTTTTTGCACGTGAGCACGCCGCCCGTGAAGCCTGACACCGCGATTCGCGTTTTTGGACAGGCTGCTATATATGTTTTTCCATCCAGTCCGCAATGTCCCCCACCGGCTTTTGCCAGTCAAGGTCGTTGTGGGGCTCGTGGTAGTAGGACGGATACTCGATCCGGGTCTTGTCCGCGCTTCCAAGGGCTTCCAGAAGCTCGCGGGAGGTGTGGGGCTCCACCAGCCGGTCCGCGCCGCCGTGGACGATGAGAAGAGGCTGTTTGATCCGCCCGGCCTCGCTTTTCACCCTTTCCATGGCTATTCCCATCTCGGTTCCCATGCGGGCCGAGGCCAGGGAGTGCACCAGGGGATCGGACTCGTAGGCGGCCACCACTTCCGGGTCGCGGGAGATGGCCTTGGAGTCGAGCTTGGTGTTCAAGGTAAAGGACGGGACGATTTTCGAGACTATGCGCCCAAGCATGAGTAGCACCGGGGAGACCGCGCCCTGGGAAAGGGCCGGGCCGGAGAGGATCACGCCTTTGAGGTCGCCTGGGGAGGAGTCCAGAAGATTGGACAGGACGATCAGCCCGCCCATGGAATGCCCCATGAGAAAGAGGGGTTCCGGCCCCTTGATCTCCCGGATGCGGCCCAGAAAGGCCGCCGTATCGTCCGAATACTCCCGCCAGCTCATCACGTGGCCGCGCTTGCCGGAGCTTTTTCCGAAGCCCCGGTTGTCTGCGGCGTAGACCGCGATGCCCCGGTCCGTGAGTGTTTTCACGAGGTTGACGTAGCGCCCGGAATGCTCCCCCAGGCCGTGAACAAGGGCAAGGCTCGCCTTGGGGGCGGATTCCGGCAGCCACCACTGCATGTAAAGGGCCACGGGCCCCGGACGGGACAGGACTGATTCCCCGTGTTTCATTTTTTTCGCTCCTGATTAAGGGATGATTGAATCTTTCAATTATGCAGCTTTTTCCTCGTTCTGTCCAATTTTTTCACACATCGCACGATTTTTCAACAGGCAGATTCGGACAGTGTGCCAAGCTGTTACGGGGAGCAAGAATTAGTTCTTTTTATGGAGAGGTAGCCTTCGTCACCGAGGCGTTGCGCCGGGGTCCAGAAAAATGCTGCAAAAGGCAAAAACTGGATTCCGGCCTACGCCGGAATGACGTAATTGGGCAACTGCCCTCACAAAAAAATGTTAAATTCCGCCTTTCCTTCCGTTTGCCCCGATAGGCCCCCTCAATTTCCCTTGACACAGGACAAAAATGCGGATAAATGTTTTCTCAGATGTAATTACATGTGTGCGCAATCTTGTTTTTCGTTTTGGACAGCCAACAGGTTTTACAACACCGGGGAGGCTTCATCATGGCGTTGAAAGGGATAAGCGACGGCATTCGCATGGCGTTTTCGGCGGCCCTGGCAACCGCAGCTGACGGATTTTCCGCAGACCGAACCCTGCCGCCGGTTCCCGCACTCAACGATCCGGCCCACGCCACGAGGGTTTCCGGCTGCCACCTGGTGGACGCCCGCCGTGGAACGGTGAGAAAAAACGCATCTCTTGTGATCCAGGAGGGCGTGATAAGGCAGGTGGAGCCTGTGGGCGCGAGTTCGGGCATCCCCTGCCGTCAGATCGACCTTGGCGGCAAATTCGTCATGCCGGGCCTCATCGACGCCCACTGCCACGTCACCATGCCCGCCACCTTCGGCATCCGCCCCACCCCCGGCGACGCCCTGCGGCATTACCGCCAGATCCGCGACAACATGCGCCGGTGCCTCCGTAGCGGCGTCACAGCCATCCGGGACACCGGCTCCTTCCCCCTCATAATGCAGGCCCTCCTGGCCGAAATGACCGCCGGAAGCCTCAAGGGCCCCAGGGTGCGCCACTGCAACGCGCTTTTGAACATAGCGGGCGGCCACCCGGACGTTCCGGCCAAGGCCATAAACATCTTCGCGGGCCCGGCGAGCCTCGTGATGGGCAAGTTCAAGACCGACTACGAATCAAGGGGGCACCTGGAAAAGGTCCTGGAACAAAACGCGAAAAACGCCTCCTTCATCAAGATCACCATTGACGAAAAATCCATATTCTGCGGCAAGGCGGCCATCC from Deltaproteobacteria bacterium carries:
- a CDS encoding lysophospholipase, with product MKHGESVLSRPGPVALYMQWWLPESAPKASLALVHGLGEHSGRYVNLVKTLTDRGIAVYAADNRGFGKSSGKRGHVMSWREYSDDTAAFLGRIREIKGPEPLFLMGHSMGGLIVLSNLLDSSPGDLKGVILSGPALSQGAVSPVLLMLGRIVSKIVPSFTLNTKLDSKAISRDPEVVAAYESDPLVHSLASARMGTEMGIAMERVKSEAGRIKQPLLIVHGGADRLVEPHTSRELLEALGSADKTRIEYPSYYHEPHNDLDWQKPVGDIADWMEKHI
- a CDS encoding HEAT repeat domain-containing protein, coding for MSFFKTKGPRVMAKTKTLYEYANELNPPKFKVWVTPKMRIEAAKALGLSKKPEAAEPLLMALPDKAVRDAVVEALASVEIPGEHKAAVAKGLLNYIRERENDFIASYFDKEKHPELMALCPEQKGHPILSEPESYLAGALSMVRQLSSEKAKAIEDAQAQGLEPYSRRKFRFNAALLSRLNVFLLSPDLENIDKTISLAESVVARLTGKKAESFAPKASSSSTHSATDVAALTDSAVAEFVEKGLERRHSVTTAILDTPKLLYATAKKIEEDNSQVSHEDAARMAGDGISMECLHCGPLQKAHQKRFLEAVSAGYASDTPLEKLSLDRGNAGVLATGRCPGCDDTPVKVTLDRNWIMIPEKPSMGTAEMKAPTPAEQSSFDVVYSGEILEGHDPAAVRQKLAALFKTDTARIEVFFTGEPRAVKKGLDRASAEKLMEALAKIGAKARMS
- the gyrA gene encoding DNA gyrase subunit A, translating into MNDPSRLVDIAIETEMKRSYLEYAMSVIIGRAIPDVRDGLKPVHRRVLFAMQELGNDWNKPYKKSARVVGDVIGKYHPHGDTAVYDTLVRMAQDFSMRAPLVDGQGNFGSVDGDPPAAMRYTEIRMQKLAHEMMADLDKETVEFTPNYDGSMTEPSVLPARVPNLLVNGSSGIAVGMATNIPPHNLSEIVDACCALIDEPETSDLDLLKLVPGPDFPTGGIIHGRAGIRNAYLTGRGGLKVRARMIVEKDKKSDKETLIVTELPFQVNKSRVIEKVAELIRDKVLEGISFVRDESDRDGMRIAMPLKKDVPSAVVVNQLYKHTQLEQGFGVIMLAIVDGRPEVLTLKECLRLFITHRKVVVINRTRYELKKAEERAHILEGLKIALDNLDAVVALIRRSASPKEALEGLMETFGLSKIQAQAILDMRLQRLTGLEREKILEEYREVIKAIARFNEILGSEIIVLSIVKEELLAIKTQYADPRRTEIIDETNPITLEDTIVEEDMVVTVSHRGYIKRNPLSLYQSQRRGGKGKLGMGTGDEDFVTSLFVASTHHNFLFITNKGKAYCRKVYEIPSAGRTSKGKAIVNFLALEEDEKLATVLPVPSFEPGQFVVTTTRKGLVKKTDIMDYSKIRATGIIALNLAENDELIAAAISDGTQNILLSTASGKSIRFHEADVRATGRVSQGVIGIRMADEDTLVGMEVLVHGKTLFTATQNGYGKRTELDEYPLQKRGGQGVITIKTGDRNGPVMAILVVDNDDDIMLMTDRGKIIRMPVTDLSVIGRNTLGVRLMGMEAGERVIGAQRLAEKEE
- a CDS encoding tetratricopeptide repeat protein; translated protein: MKSRLMVSVLACLLLCSCMGGAAPVQKARHLSDSARQNVAGLEQYQRGCWKRALENFFHAHELAVAGDQAHETATALNNIGNAYRMLGEAESAAGFFSEAAGIFRDAKDPEGERQALCNRAAALIALSRFDEAGKSLEAAEAVKVEGGSVFIPLAVNRAVLSLKKKDYAEAERLFNAALATEAGAKSAGVRHGMGVLLLETGRPADAAAHFEAALDLDRAGGFAVGMADDLNRLGAALLGAGKKADAAKTWKRALLIYSLTGRKEDAAKVREQLVPLAAETGLDLDVTELFRERWLGGGAYETPCGK
- a CDS encoding NAD(P)-dependent glycerol-3-phosphate dehydrogenase, which produces MELPVAVLGGGSWGTALARHLAVNGSSVTIWAREEEVAGAINTLHENTVFLPGFPLPKNLVATTDLKSAVADKALIVMVVPSEWMRETARAAAPHVSKGAVVVSCTKGIEVGTRMTMSDILREELTTVDPKNVCALSGPSFAKEVAAGFPTVVTVAASDKLVAGQVQKIFASPLFRVYTNDDMTGVELAGAVKNVMAIASGICEGLGLGANTRAAVITRGLAELSRLGAALGAKERTFAGLAGVGDMVLTCTTSLSRNYSVGVSLGKGEKLSEILAKTRMVAEGVRNARSVYNLSKSVGVEMPIVDQVYAILYEDRPPKEAIFALMTRKLRDGGGGGGGGGGGLFWTIYNCSLPHPLQKTLSYYSAQCLVLFYEEVAPSPRRRPGSRKTANKAKKLDSGLRRNDEIGQLPSCKWN